The following is a genomic window from Rhizobium sp. NRK18.
CCCGCGATGGTTCCGTAGATCTCGTGTCGCGGTTCGCTGCCGAGAACGACCGTATCCGCCTCATCCGCAACGCAGCCAATCGCGGCACGGCCTATTGCCGACAATTGGGACTGACCGAGGCGGCCACCGAGGCAGTGATGTTTCTCGATGCCGACGATTTCGCCGATCCTGCTCTGCTCGAAAAGCAGGGAAGGGTGCTGGTGCAGGATCCGTCAATCTTGGGCGTGGGAAGTCATGCCCATTATTTCAGTGGTTCAGGAGCGAACAGCAACATCGGCCGCCAGCGGGTCGGCCCCCAGGACCAAGCGGCGGCTTTGCTCATGTATCGTCAGAGCAAGCTGATGTTCATGTCTCCCGCCACTCTTTTTCGGCGGCAGGATGCGCTTGCGGTGGGTGGCTATCGGCAGTCCTTGCTGTCGAACGCGAAGGGCATCCGTTATGAAGATTTTGCAGAGGATCTCGACCTGTGGTGCCGGATGGCCGATCTGGGCGCCGAAGGTCGCTATTTCCTGACGATACCGGACGTGCTCTTCCGCTATCGCAAGCCGCCGGGTTCGCTGTCCACGAAAAACCTCAAGCTGATGCAGCTCAAGATGCGCTGGATCAAGGACTGCATGATCCGCCGCCGCAACGGGCGAGCTGAGCGCAGTCTCGCTGAATTCATCGCGTCGCGCACCCTTCGGGAACGGCTCAACGACTGGCGTTCGGACAAGGCAGCCGCTTTCTACAAGGCTGCCGGCTTCTCCTTTGCCTCCCGCCATTATCTCAAGCTGGGCCTCTATCTGCTTCTGACGGCAGCCGTTTCGCCAAAGCTCATTCGCCAGAAACTCAAAACGCAATCGGTGTTTAGATGACACTCATGGTCACTCCGACTAAGAGCTCCGACACGCTGGAACACAGCGTGCTCGCCCGGCTGTTCTCTGACCTTTCCGGTGGTGCGATCGCTTATGCGGTTCTGCGCAATCATGAGCATTTGCCGTTCAGCGTCGGTGCGAGAGATATCGATATCGTCGTCCGACCGGAGCACCTGCGTAAGGCAATCGACATCGTTGTCAAACTGGCGAAGGATTTCGATCTCCGTTTCGCCAATCACTATGCCGACGAACGCATGACTCAGATCACGCTGATGCGGCGTCTCAGCGAGGGCATGTTCGATCTGAAGATCGACTTCTTCACGTCAAGCCAGGCGCTCGCGATCGAGCTCTTGTCGGCCGGCGACATGCTCACGGACCTTCGCTTCCACAACGGCATTCCGGTTGTGTCCGAGATGGTGCTCCTGCTGGACAAGTTTCTCTTTCACCTGGTCGTCGGCAAGCCGGTTCATCCGAAATACGATGCGCGCTTCGGTCGGATCGTCCGCGGTCATCAGCAAGGTCTTGAGGGGTATCTCGTATCGCTCCTCGGTCGCCAGGAAGCTGAGCGGCTGATCAGGGCAATGGCAACGGATGCCGCATCTGCGCTTGAACCCCTGACGCCTTTCAAGCGGCTCGGCCTTTGGCTGGCACTGTCGCGGAGGCAACGGGCGGGCAGGCTGACTCTGATGGCCAGGTTTCTCTGGCAGCGCATTCGCAATCGCGTGCGCCCGCACGGTCTATTGCTTTCGGTCAGCGGCCCCGATGGCTCCGGAAAGACGACGGTGATCGACCTGGCACTCGCCGAACTGCGCCAGCTCTATGGCGAAAACGGGGTCCGATACCATCATTTCCGCCCTACGGTACTGCCGCGCATCGCCGAGATGGCCAAGGCCGGGGGCGCCCTGGACAAGGTCGACGTCGACTATGCGCAGCCCCATCGTGCGGCTCCTTCCGGCTTCGCCGGCTCGCTTGTGCGGCTTGGCTATTACGCCATGGATTACCTCGTCGGCTACATCCGGCTGGTGCACCCGGCATTGAAGGACCGCAGGATCGTTCTTTTCGACCGGTATTATCACGACATGATCTGCGATCCCGGTCGCAGCCGAATTAGGTTGCCTGACTGGTGCCTTCGGGCAGTGGGACGCGTACTGCCATTGCCGCGCTTTTCTTTCTTCATTCGCGTCGCCCCTGAGGTGGCCCGCAGGCGCAAGCAGGAACTCTCTGTCGAGCAGATCAGCGATCTCAATCGCCGCTACGGCGACCTCGTGCGGCGTGGCTGGATGATCCAGGTCGAAAATGAAGGCCCGCCTGAACTGGCGGCGCGCGCCATTGTTGATCGGGTCGTCGACCACTATGGCGCAGCCGCCAGACGGACCTTGAAGGAGGCGTCGTCGTGATTGTGTTCTTCCATCTCCTCAATGACAATTCCGGCAGCCCGCGTGTCCTCCAGAGCGCCATTGAAGCGCTCCGTGGCGAGGACGATCCTGGCCTACTCTACGTCGGCTCCATGGGGCGTGGGCTTCTCGAGGGGACTGCCGTCAAGAAACAGCGCTATTGGTATCGTCGCAGCCGGTTCCGGCTGGGAACGCTGTTCGCGTTGATCGCCAGTCAGATTCATCTCTACATCAAGCTGAGCCGGCAACGTGCCATTCCGCACGACGCTGTCATCTATGTGAACACGCTCCTGCCCTTCGGTGCGGCGCTTTGGGCCAAGCGCAACGGGCGAAATGTCGTTTGCCACGTCCACGAGGTCTCCATCTCTCCGGCGCCGTTGCGGTGGTTCCTGACGAAGGTTGCCGCCCGCACGGCCGACATTCTGATTTACGTCTCCCATGATCATTTGAAGCGTCTGCCGATCGACCGAAAACGCTCCATCGTACTCGCCAATCCGGTTTCACCGTCCTTGCAGCGCCAAGGCATGACGCAGCCCTATCGTCCGCGACGCAGCGGATCTTTCGAAGTGCTGATGCTGGCCTCGCCACGCGACTTCAAAGGCGTGCCGGAGTTCCTGAAGGTGGCGCGTGCTCTCTATGACCAGACAAACATCGTGTTCACGCTGGTGCTAAACGCCGAGGCGGAGGAAATCGGCCTCTATCTCGAACGATACCGAAGGCCTGGCAATGTCCGGGTATACGCCCAGACCGACGATCCGTCACGCTTCTACGCCTCTGCAGACCTGGTGGTGAACCTGTCTCGTGTCGATCAGTGGATCGAAACCTTCGGGCTCACGCTCGTCGAAGCCATGAGCTTCGGCATACCGGTTATCGCTCCTCCCATTGGTGGCCCTTCAGAACTCGTGAGCGACGGCGTCGACGGGCTGCTGATCGATTCACGGGAAGAGGCGGCAGTGGCTGCGGCGATTCGAAGGCTGGCAGATTCGCCGGAGCTTTGCTCGTCGATGTCACTGGCCGCCCGAAGCAAGGCCAACACCTTCAGCCAGGATGCGTTTGCCAACGCGCTGCGAAACCATGTTCGTCAACTCAAAGAGCGGGGTGCTGCCGCATGAAACTCGCTATTCTGGGAACGGTCGGCGTGCCGGGCCGCTATGGTGGCTTCGAGACCTTGGCAGAGAACCTTGTCCGCCAGCATCAGACCTGCGGCTGGCAGGCTCAGTTGACGGTCTATTGCAGTGCACCGGCCTATCCGGAGCGCGCTCCCGCATTTCTCGATGCAAAGTTGCGATATTCGCGCCTCAAGGCCAACGGTCTGCAGAGCATATTTTATGATGCCGTCACTTTGCTCGACTGCGCGAGGCGAGGTAACGATGTGGCCCTGCTTCTGGGTGTGTCGGGAGCGTGGATACTGCCGTTCCTCCGCCTTTTCTCCCGGATGCGGATCGTGACCAATGTCGACGGCATCGAATGGCGGCGTGGGAAATGGAAGCGACCTGCGCGCCTGTTCCTGAGGTTCTCAGAATGGCTGGCGGTTCGCTTTTCCCATCAGGTCATCGCAGACAATGACGGGATCGCCGACTACCTGCGGGAATTCTACGGCATTGATGCGACGGTTATCGCCTATGGCGGTGATCACGCGGTGGCCTGTGCCGATCCGTTGCCGGATGAGGCGCGACTCCCGAAGCTGCCAAAGGACTACGCGTTGGCCCTTTGCCGGATCGAACCGGAAAATAATGTGGCTATGATCCTGGAAGGCTTTGCCGCCGCCGGAAGGCCGTTGGTCTTCGTCGGCAACTGGGAGCAAAGCGAGTATGGCCTGCGCCTGAAGGAGCTTTATCGCGAGACCGTCGGCATCCATCTGCTGGACCCGATCTATGAACAAGCGATTCTCTATCAGCTGCGCGCGGGTGCTTCAGTTTATGTCCATGGTCACTCTGCCGGGGGAACCAATCCGGCATTGGTGGAAATGATGCACTTTGGTGCTCCGGTGATCGCTTTCGACTGCGTCTACAACCGAAACACCACGGAAAATCAGGCAATCTATTTCGATACTGCGGTGACGCTGACCCGGATTATCAGCGACCGTTTGCCCAGGGAGCTTGGGAATAGTCTCCGTGACATAGCTGTGCGTCGCTACAGCTGGAGTCAGATTGGCTGTAAGTATCTTTCTGTATTTTCTGACGAATTTACAAAGCCGCCTTAATAAATTAAACGACAAAAGTATTGTATTTTGATAATTCCTCTTCCGTATAAGAGGGAAAAGTGGTTATTATTGTCAATAATGATTGTAGATTATATTTAAATAGGTGATTGACATTGAGTTTTTTACGATATTATTAGTTGTTATTGTGTTTTTGAAAAACAAGGGGGCAAAATTGAAAAGACTTTTTCTTCGAGTGACATTGAGCCTTGTTCTCGGCACATCCTGGATTCCCCAGGTGCAGGCGCAGGAAGGAATTGTTTGTGGCTGCAGTCTGGCGACGAGCGCGCAGGTACTCGCGGCTAAGGGCATGGTTTACCTGTCCGGTGACGCCGGGTTCTCGCCGGCAAAAGGCGGAGTGCGGTTCAAAGCGCCGGCACGCATTCTTGTTGGGGCACGGTCATCGACTGTCATCGGATTCGGCCAGGGATGCCGGCTTTCGGTAGCGGCTGGTCAGTCGCTTGAATGGAAAGGTACGTCGGGCAACTGGTGCCCTTACGTCGCGACTGGTGTCGACGGAACTGGTGTCAACGGAAACGGTGTCGCCGCGTCTGGCTTAACTGCCATGAAGGTTGTGCCGTTTGCCTACATGGGAGGGCTGGCCCTCGGCGGTATCAGCATTTCCGTTGCGCGTAGCGGAGACAGCGTCAGTCGCTAACCGTTTTGACCGCCGAGGGGTGGGCCTTTTGCGCACGCGTTCGACGGGGCGGAGATTCGTCGCATTCGCCACCGCGGCACCAGAGGGCAGCCGGGATGCCAGTTTTCTCATGATCGATCTTCATTCACACATATTGCCTGCACTGGACGATGGTGCCGACACGCTGGAGACTTCCATCGAAATGGCCCGCATGGCGGTGGAAGACGGCGTCACGCACATGGCCTGCACGCCGCATATCATTCAGGGGCGCTATCCGAACTCGACGACAACAGTTCTGCCGGCGATGAAGGCGCTGCAGGGGCATCTCGATGAGCGCGGCATCCCTCTGACGCTGGTGCAGGGAGCGGATGTGCACGTTATTTACGATTTGCCGCTTCGCCTCCGGCGTGGCGAAATCCCCACGCTGAATGGTAGCCGCTATTTCCTGCTGGAACCGCCGCACCAGGTGTTTGCTCCCTTTCTGGAGGAGTTTGCCCGGCGCCTGCTGCAGGCTGGATACATCCCGGTCATCACGCATCCGGAGAGATTGGGCTGGATCAGAAGGCGCTATGACGTGGTGCGGCGTCTTCACCAGCTCGGGTGCCCGCTGCAACTGACAGCTGGATCCCTTCTTGGTCACTTTGGGCAGGAAGCGGAAGAGTTCACCGGTCGCATCATAGAAGATGGAATGGGCAGCATCTTTGCCAGCGATGCGCATGGCGTGCGCGTGCGCACTCCCAGGCTTTCGACGGCCATGCGGCTGGTGGCGGAGCGCTGGGGTGCCGAAATGGCTGAAAACATGTTCGAGAGGCGTCCGGCGATCATGCTTGCCGACGGCAATCTGCCAAGCATCACCCCGCGTCGTAGCCGGCGATCAAGCCGGGTCGGCTGGCATCAGGACATTTACGCCACTTTGAACGTCTTTTTTCGTGCGGGACACTGAGGTGCAGAATTTCATGAATGTTTTACGAGTGGCAGTGATCGGTCTCCTGCCTTGCCTGCTGGCTGCCTGTGGCGGTGCAGGAACCTTCCAGGAGCCGATCTCGTCCCACGCAGGCGAGGCGACAGGCGATCTCAGCCGCGTCGCCGCTTTGCCGCCTCCCTTGAACAGCGCCGGCGGTCTGGAGCAGTCCCTTTTGCCGGGAGATGTTCTGACAATCGAGATTTTTCAGGCGAGCGACCTGAACCGCACGGTGCAGGTTGATGCCAGGGGGCTCATATCGCTTCCTTTGATCGGGACGCTGACGGCGGGCGGCAAGACGCTTCGGGGCCTCGAAGCGGAAATCAAGCGCCTTTACGGGGCTCGCTATATTCAGAATCCGCAGGTGTCTGTGTTTCTCAAGGATTCGGTGGGCCAGCGAGTGACGATCGATGGCGAAGTGGCGAAGCCGGGGCTGTTTCCCGTGTCCTACAATACCTCTTTGCTGGACGCATTGGCGCTCGCGGGAGGGTTCCGCGACCTTGCCGATCCGAGGAAGGTCTACGTCTACCGTACCGTAGGCGAGAGGAAGCTGGTGGCAAATTACAATGTCGCCGACATCCGCGACGGACGGATGCCCAATCCCCAGATCTACGGCGGTGATGTCGTCGTCGTCTTCACCTCGCGCAGCCGCGTGGCCATCAACAATCTGAAGGAAGCCCTGGGCCTTTCGGCTCGGGTGGCCACCGGTATTTCAGTCCTGCCGTGAGGCCGGTCGTTGAATTGTAGCAATCAGTCGGAAGTCAAAAGATGCGAGATTACAGTCAGAAGCTGCCTATGGGGCGTGCTCCCCATGCCACGAGCATTGCATCGGATGGCTATTATGGAGGCTTTTTCGGCGGGCAGGAACAGTTTCACTTTTCCCAGAGGAGGGGGTTGGAGGGCATTGATGCTGTCGGCCTGTTCCTTCGAGCTTTGAAGTACCGCTGGCTTGCGGCGGCTGTTATCGCTGCGGGCCTTGTGCTGGCGACCCTCGTCACGTTCATGCAGACGCCCAAGTATCAGGCGGCTGCGAAGCTTGAGGTGGTCTTGCCGTCGGCACGCGTCATCGAAGACATCGAGGTGACGACCGAAAGCAGCGACATGCGTGCTTTCCAGACCGCGCGCGAAAAGCTTCTCAGTCGTGCGTTGGCGCAGCGCGTTGTTTTCGCACTGAACCTTACCGAACGGCCGGACTTTCTGTTCCCGCGAAGGAACTTCTCTCTCGCCAATCTTTTCGCGCACGCTCTTCAGGGAGATCATTCATCAAGCAGACCAGATCTGCCGCAGGATGCATTGGTGCGAATTGCTGTCGCTCGCGTTATGTCGAACCTGCAGGTCAACCTGGTTCCCAACACCAGTCTCCTGACGATCATCTATCGTGATCAGAACCCGCAATATGCGCGGGAGATCGCAAACCAGGTGGCGCAGAGCTTCATCGATCAGCGGATCGATCAGAGCAGCAAGACGTCCATGCAGGCCGGGGAGTTCATCCGTGAGCAGGTCCGGCAGGTGAAGGAGAAACTACAGGACTCGGAAAAGGCATTGGTGGAATACGCCAAGAAGGCCGGGATCACCGTGACCGGAAATGACCTGTCCCTCATCGGCTCCAATATGGCCGAAATCAACAAGGCCTTGTCTTCGGCGATCCAGGAAAACCTGGATTACGAACGGCTTGTCAAGCAGATCGACGCAGGCCAGGGGGGCAGCCTCGAGCAGGTCATGCAGAGCGAGGCGCTCGAAAAGTTGCGTGGGAGGCTGGCCGAACTGAAGGGCGACTATCGCGAAAAGCAATATCTTTTCAAGCCCGACTTTCCGGAGATGCGGCAATTGCAGTCGCAGATACAGGAGGTGGAGAAGCAGCTCAATCTCGGGATCGACGCCATCACCGGTGCGATCAGGCTCAAGCAGCAGGAAACCATTGCCAAGGTTGCCGATCTCCGGCGCAAGCTGACCGAACTCGAGGCCGACCAGTCCGCCTATCAGGACAAGAACATCCAGTACACCATTTTGAAGCGTGAGGTGGATTCCAATCGGACGCAGTATGACAGCCTGATCGGCAAGCTCAACGAGGTTGCCGTCGGTTCCGAACTCAAGATGCAGAACGCTGCGATCGTCGATCTGGCGGTCGCGCCCGTTGAACCATATTCGCCGAAGCTACCGATCAATCTTGCCGTCGGCTTGCTGCTTTCGCTCGGCGTGACGGCGGCGTTGATCTACATCCTGGAACTGGTCAACAACACGTTCAGCAACCCCGATCAGGTGGAAGGCGAGCTGGGTCTGCCGGTCCTCGGCATTCTCCCGCTCGTGCATGCAGACCAGCTCGAGCAGCAGCTGGCAAACCCCAAGTCGGGACTGTCTGAGAGTTATCGCTCGCTTCGAACGTCCCTTCAATTTGCGGCTCCTGACGGAGCGCCTCGCACACTGCTTGTGACAAGCGCGGAGCCGTCGGAGGGCAAATCGACCACGGTGGTCAAGCTGGCGAGAGACTTCGCTTCCCTTGGCCTGAAAGTGTTGATCGTCGATGCCGACATGCGCAAGCCAAGCATCCACAGGAAGTTCAATGAGGACAATGCGATCGGGCTCAGCAATATACTGATGAACTCGGTCCGCCGAGAGGATGTGTCGGGGCTCGTTCGGCGTCAAAAGGATGCCAATGTGTTCCTGATGTCTGCCGGCACTGTTCCGCCCAATCCGGCGGACCTGCTGTCGTCCGCCCGGATGGGGCTGATCGTTTCCAGCCTCAAGAAATACTACGACATCGTCATCATCGATGCGCCGCCGGTGATCGGTCTGGCCGATGTCCCTATCCTCAGCCAATTGGCTGATGGAACCCTGTTGATCGTGTCAAGCAATGGTGTTTCCCGGAAATCCGCCAGTGTTTCCTTGAGGAGATTGCAGTCTGTCGGGGCAAATGTTGTCGGTGTTGCCATGACAATGTTCCAAACTCAGAAGTTCGACTACGGATATTCATACGCTCGTCATTATTACTATGAACACGCTGAGCTCAGCCCCCGCTTGGCTGAAGCCGAGGGCGAGGGGATCGCGCATGTCTCGAAATGGACCTTTGATTCTGTGGCTCATGGTGCTCGTGGCCGTTTCGTTGGCTGGCATCATCGGGTTAAGTCGGCATTTCGAGACACGATCTCCCGAGCTTTCTCTTGATCTGTTTCCGATCAATGTCGAGGCCTTGCTCACCATGTCCATGCAGAGCTTTGCAGGAGCGGCCACGCCGGAGCAATTGGAGGATATCGAGCGGCGCACACGAGCATTGCTTCCCTTCAATGCGGGCGACGCACGCCTTTACAGCATCATCGGCGAGGCGGAGCGGCAAAAGGGGGCGTCCGACCATGCGTCGATGGCCTTTGGAAGGTCACTCAGCCTCGCCCGCACTGAACGCCACGCCCTGCAATGGGTTTTGCGTGTTGCGATCGAGAGAGGAGACTACGCCGAAGCGCTGGAGCGGTTCGACGCGTTGTTTCGCCGCTGGCCGGAGCAGATTTCAGTCTACGCCCCTTTGATTCCGCAGGTCTTTGCCGGACCACAACAGTACGAAACACTGCTCAGGCGACTGGAGGCATCCCCACCGTGGCGGACGACGCTGCTCAGCCGGCTTGCCGGAAACGGGCAGACGCTGGCGTATTCGGCCAAGCTCATTGAAGATCTCGTTGGCGAGCCTGCGCCGCTCAAGACCGGCGAAATTTCGAACGTCCTGAATGGGCTCATCAATGCCGGACGGTATGAGGTGGCCTATCGGACCTTCCTGATGACACTGTCACCGGAAGAGCAGCCGATGGTCGGTCATGTCTATGACGGGCAATTTCGGCTGAAGCCGAGCGGACGCCCCTTCGACTGGCAGATTCGCGATCATCCTGGCGTGGTCTTTTCTTATCCGGGTGCGGCAGGCAGCGGCGCTAAACAAGGCTTGACGCTGACGTTTCAGCATGCGCCCGTCCGCAATCTCAAGGTTCGGCAATATTTGCTTCTGCCGCCGGCCCGCTACAGCCTGAGACTGCAGGTGCGTGCCAATGAGGTTGCCTTGCCCAAGGGTCTTTCCTGGCGGGTTCGCTGCGGCAATTCCAACCGGGTGCTGGTCGAACTGGCCATGCCCGATGGCAGCTACAGTGACGGCTTCGCCGCCGACCTGACAGTCCCGTCCGGAGAATGCCCATTCCAGATCCTCGACCTGTCGACGAAGGCGGTGGCGGAAAATTGGAATGAGACGTATCGCGGCTGGATTGCCTTCGACACTGTCGCCGTGGTGCGGGGATCGTGATGGTGGGGGACCGGCAAAGTCGCATCCTGTTGGGGTTCGTCCTCCTTCTTTGCCTGCTGCTGGGCGGGGGAACGGCAAGGGGACTTACAGTCGACTTGCTCCTGCTTGTGGCAATGGTCTGCGTTTCGGCCTACGCGATAGGGCGCCACTGGAATACGCCGTCGTCCAGATGGTGCAAGCTCATATTCAGCCTGCTGCTTTGCTCGGCCCTGGTGCAACTGTTGCCGGTGCCAGTAACCTGGTTGGCATTTGCAAGACCGTCGGTCTTCTTGCCATTTGATCCCTCGACAGGTCGTGCCTTTGAATGGAGCAGCGTCAGCCTCTCGGTCCCGCGGACGATCTTGGCTGTGATCACGGTACTCTGCGAGATTGCGATGTTCGTCGCCTTGCGTCGCCTCGGGCGCGAAGAGCTTGGCAGGATGATGCTGTTCTATTCCGCTGGCGTCATCGTCAATATTCTAGTGGTTCTCCTTAACTACTCCAGCGAGGGATGCGGCAATATCGTCGGACCGCAGAGCCATAGCCTTGGGGCAGGGCTCTTCGCCAACCAGAACCATCTTGCCACCCTGTTTTGTGCGAGCATTCCTCTCGCCGTTTACGGGCTATCGGTTCAGGGGATGCGGACCTTTGCCGTCTCGGCTTTGGTGGCCATCCTCATCGCTCTGCTTTCACTTGGATCGAGAGCAGGCATCCTCATGGGGTTCTCCGTCCTCTTTCTTTCGCTTCTGATCGGCTGGAGGGGAATGAGGCTTGGCAGACTTGGCGCGTCGGTGTTGGTGCTTTTGGTTTTCCTCTTTGGTTACGGCGCCATTGTTCGGATTGGCGTGGATGTGCCCGAAACCACGCTCAGCCGACAGCTGTTCGCACTGACCACCCTGCGCGCCATTCGTGAGAACCTGCTGCTTGGAACAGGATACGGGACTTTTGACCTCGTCTATCCTCACTATGAGCTGCTCAAAGATATTTATCAGCCGTATGTAAACCATGCGCACAACGACTTTCTCGAAATCATGCTCGAGGGTGGCCTCGCCGGCGCAGCTCTGGTGATCGCCTATATCGTCGCAGTGCTCCTGCAACTGACGAAGGTCCATGGAGCGCCTCTGCAGCGCCTGTCCTTTCTCTCGATTTGTGTCGTCCTGGTGCACTCGACCGTCGACTATCCGCTGCGAACCGTGGCGATGGCGGCGGCATTCGCGTTCTACAACGCACTTTTCTTTGCCGCTTCTGAAACGTCGACCCGGCCCTGTGCCCGGCGATGCTTGGACAATGGAAATCTCGATGATGTTGAGAGGGAGACGAAATGGAACTCGAACGCCTAGCAATAAAGGACTTGCTCTTGATCACGCCGAAGCGCTTCGGCGATGCGCGCGGCTACTTCATGGAGGCCTTCCGGCAGGATGTCTTCACTGAACATGCCGGCGCGCATGTCTTTGTCCAGGACAACCAGTCCCTTTCTGCGGAACGTGGCACCGTTCGCGGATTGCATTATCAGACCGAGCCAAGAGCGCAGGGAAAACTGGTGCGCTGTGTTGCCGGGGCCATTCTCGACGTTGCCGTCGATATTCGGGAGGGTTCACCGACCTTTGGTCAACATGTCGCTGTCGAGCTTGATGAAGACAGTGGGCGTTTGCTGTGGGTGCCGCCGGGCTTCGCACATGGATTCTGCACACTCACCGACAATGCCGTCGTCTGCTACAAGGTCACCAACTACTACAGCCCCGATCATGACCGCGGCCTGTTGTGGAATGATCCGGCGCTGGGGATCGATTGGCCTGTCGTCGCAGGCACAGCGATATTGTCCGCCAAGGACCAGCAACATCCAGGGCTCGCCCAGCTGGACCCATTGCCCGCCGGTGGCGGCTGATGTCGGCGAAATAATCTGGCTGAAAACTCCGGCCCCTTACCGCCAAGATCGTATTGAAATGAGGTGACGCGATGCATGAAATGAACAACGGAGCTCGCCGGTTGCGGCTGGTGGTGACAGGCCT
Proteins encoded in this region:
- the rfbC gene encoding dTDP-4-dehydrorhamnose 3,5-epimerase, encoding MELERLAIKDLLLITPKRFGDARGYFMEAFRQDVFTEHAGAHVFVQDNQSLSAERGTVRGLHYQTEPRAQGKLVRCVAGAILDVAVDIREGSPTFGQHVAVELDEDSGRLLWVPPGFAHGFCTLTDNAVVCYKVTNYYSPDHDRGLLWNDPALGIDWPVVAGTAILSAKDQQHPGLAQLDPLPAGGG